GCCTTTATCTGGCTTGCCATTGCGCTTGCCGTGGGCATTCTGCTCTGGCTATTGAGCCCCGTGCTCACGCCTTTCCTGCTCGGCGCAATCCTCGCCTATATCCTGCAGCCGGGCGTCGCGTGGATGACGCGCCGCCGCGTGCCGCGCGGCCTCGCCGCCATGCTGATGATCCTGTTCTTCGTCGCGATCGTCACGCTGCTCGTGCTGCTGGTGCTGGGCGTCATCCAGAAGGAAGTGCCGCAGCTCAAGCAGCAGGTGCCCGTGTTCTTCTCGCATCTGCATGGCTGGCTCACGCCGAAGCTCGCCATACTGGGCGTGAACGACGCCCTCGACTTCGCCAGTATCCGCGACATGGTGATGGGCCAGCTCGAAGGCAGCGCGCAGACGGTCGCGCTGTACGCGTGGACGTCGATCCGCACCAGTTCGAACGTGATGATCACGCTGATCGGCAACGTGGTGATGGTGCCGCTCGTGCTGTTCTATCTGCTCTACGACTGGAACGCGATGCTCGCGCGCGTGCGCGGCTTCATCCCGCGCCGCTGGTTCGCGAAGACGATCCATCTGGCGCGCGACATGGATCACATGCTCTCGCAATACCTGCGCGGCCAGCTGCTCGTGATGGGCGTGCTAGCCGTCTTCTATGCGGTCGCGCTGTATATCGCCGGATTTGAAATCGCGCTGCCCGTGGGCATCTTTACGGGGCTTGCGGTGTTCATCCCGTATATCGGCTTCGCGA
This genomic interval from Paraburkholderia sabiae contains the following:
- a CDS encoding AI-2E family transporter yields the protein MQQNSPILTPYQRRAFIWLAIALAVGILLWLLSPVLTPFLLGAILAYILQPGVAWMTRRRVPRGLAAMLMILFFVAIVTLLVLLVLGVIQKEVPQLKQQVPVFFSHLHGWLTPKLAILGVNDALDFASIRDMVMGQLEGSAQTVALYAWTSIRTSSNVMITLIGNVVMVPLVLFYLLYDWNAMLARVRGFIPRRWFAKTIHLARDMDHMLSQYLRGQLLVMGVLAVFYAVALYIAGFEIALPVGIFTGLAVFIPYIGFATGLGLALVAALLQFGNWYGFGAVAIIYGVGQILESFFLTPRLVGERIGLHPLAVIFALLAFGQLFGFFGVLIALPVSAILSVAFRELRQSYLSSSLYKN